One window of the Candidatus Hydrogenedentota bacterium genome contains the following:
- a CDS encoding response regulator, protein MAGDREQKAYTTFEAAKICHVTHHSIKNWIKQGLIKASRTPGGHYRILEDDLDRFREKYDMFPREKGPVKKRIMIVDDDPDALALMEKILNDEGFELVKVSNATEVGLKAAQLTPDLILLDFLMPEINGFEVCKALRDNEMTRSIPIMAVTCLTKERDIERIFSCGADEYLAKPFKIEQLIEKVRELIGRGRALD, encoded by the coding sequence ATGGCCGGGGACCGCGAACAGAAAGCGTATACGACATTTGAAGCGGCTAAGATCTGCCACGTGACGCATCACAGCATCAAGAACTGGATTAAGCAGGGTCTGATCAAGGCATCGCGCACGCCGGGAGGCCACTACCGGATTCTAGAGGACGACCTGGACCGGTTCCGGGAGAAATATGACATGTTCCCACGGGAGAAGGGTCCCGTGAAAAAGCGCATCATGATTGTGGACGATGACCCCGATGCGCTGGCGCTGATGGAAAAGATCCTGAATGATGAGGGCTTCGAACTGGTCAAGGTCAGCAACGCGACGGAGGTGGGGCTGAAAGCGGCGCAACTAACGCCGGACCTCATCCTGTTGGACTTCCTGATGCCCGAAATCAATGGGTTCGAGGTCTGTAAAGCGTTACGGGACAATGAAATGACGCGCAGCATCCCTATCATGGCCGTCACCTGCCTGACGAAAGAGCGCGACATCGAGCGCATCTTTTCGTGTGGCGCCGACGAGTATCTCGCCAAGCCCTTCAAGATCGAACAGCTTATCGAGAAGGTGCGCGAACTGATTGGGCGTGGCCGCGCGCTCGACTGA
- a CDS encoding glucose-6-phosphate isomerase: MNDAIRIDIRLAMSDVVGEAHGITPAELDSTAGRVRELHGALVQDRVDKVRGFYDLHKDTQVIERVKAEAERFRGMGYENLVVLGIGGSALGLSALNTALNPPYYNLLDSTARGGAPRLFVMDNIDPVTFARMMSVCPPEKTLYNAISKSGETAETMLQLLIVMDALERAVGKAGVRDHLVITTSPDRVTAPDAPASLLKPVAEEYETTTFDIPVNVGGRFSVFSPVGLFPAAVLGMDIDGMVAGCAVMDTRCSSPDLQENPAYLCAALQYVLDTRKGKTMSVMMPYSDGLRDVADWYRQLWAESLGKKNNLDGKEVYVGQTPVKALGATDQHSQVQLYREGPNNKVFTVLEVLEFSETVPVPDSLVCVPDLAYLHGATMNELMAAELEGTVEALTHSQRPVIRISMPRINANTVAQLLYMLEVETAMAGQLYHVNAFDQPGVEEGKRIARRLMGGNG; this comes from the coding sequence ATGAATGACGCCATCCGAATTGACATCCGCCTCGCCATGTCGGACGTGGTCGGTGAGGCCCACGGCATCACGCCCGCGGAACTCGACAGCACGGCCGGCCGGGTTCGCGAACTGCACGGGGCACTCGTGCAAGACCGCGTGGACAAGGTACGGGGCTTTTATGACCTCCACAAGGACACGCAGGTTATTGAACGCGTCAAGGCGGAAGCGGAAAGATTCCGAGGGATGGGCTACGAGAACCTCGTCGTGCTGGGCATCGGCGGGTCCGCGCTCGGCCTTTCCGCCCTGAATACCGCGCTGAACCCGCCCTACTATAACTTGCTCGACAGTACGGCGCGCGGCGGCGCTCCGCGGCTCTTTGTCATGGACAACATCGACCCGGTCACCTTTGCACGAATGATGAGCGTGTGCCCCCCGGAGAAGACACTCTACAACGCCATCTCGAAGTCCGGTGAAACGGCCGAGACAATGCTGCAGCTGCTGATAGTCATGGACGCGCTGGAACGGGCAGTGGGCAAGGCCGGCGTCAGAGACCACCTCGTAATTACGACAAGCCCGGACCGCGTCACCGCCCCCGACGCCCCCGCAAGCCTGCTCAAGCCGGTGGCGGAGGAATATGAAACCACAACCTTCGACATACCGGTGAACGTCGGTGGGCGCTTCTCGGTGTTCTCACCTGTGGGATTGTTTCCCGCGGCGGTGCTCGGCATGGATATCGACGGCATGGTCGCGGGCTGTGCGGTCATGGACACACGGTGCAGTTCGCCGGACCTGCAAGAAAACCCGGCGTACCTTTGCGCGGCGCTGCAGTACGTGCTGGATACCCGCAAAGGCAAAACCATGTCCGTCATGATGCCCTATTCGGACGGATTACGGGACGTTGCGGACTGGTACCGGCAGCTTTGGGCGGAGAGTCTGGGTAAGAAGAACAACCTCGACGGCAAGGAAGTCTACGTAGGCCAGACACCGGTCAAGGCGTTGGGCGCGACCGACCAGCACTCACAGGTGCAGTTGTACCGCGAAGGCCCGAATAACAAGGTCTTCACGGTGCTGGAAGTGCTGGAATTCAGCGAAACGGTCCCGGTTCCGGATAGCCTCGTCTGCGTTCCGGACCTCGCCTATCTGCACGGCGCAACGATGAACGAGCTGATGGCCGCGGAGCTGGAGGGCACGGTTGAGGCGCTCACGCACAGTCAGCGGCCCGTAATCCGCATCAGCATGCCCCGAATCAACGCAAACACGGTGGCGCAATTGTTGTATATGCTGGAAGTCGAGACCGCCATGGCGGGGCAGCTGTATCATGTCAATGCTTTTGACCAGCCCGGCGTCGAGGAGGGCAAGCGCATCGCACGCCGCCTCATGGGAGGCAATGGGTGA
- a CDS encoding DEAD/DEAH box helicase family protein: MPGPMPRKDVRGEPALRRITPSAIDHMRDAIVETGGREVFFAGALDAAGRVCEVRVCARGNDDAVPALFEGLRVRDVVLHNHPSGNLEPSEADLDLASVYSVHGHGVLIVDNGLSRVYVVVEPFLPQQAERLDPEELARFFRPDGKLARTLPQFEVRPQQEEMMEAVAQAFNQDGIAAVEAPTGVGKTVAYLLPAALWAVRNKERVVVSTRTINLQEQIVYKDIPLLQQCLKETFTCCLVKGRGNYLCWRKLERLLSEASLFDDDRMREQVEAIAEWAEKTAEGDREDLPFVPERELWDRLCSESDTCAMGRCPDQQKCFVTRARRQVAKADILVVNHHMLFADLAIKRELGDFSALSVLPSYQRLIFDEAHSVEDSATEYMGVSAVRLGALATLSRFLRTERGQERGLIPFLRLKLVKDCPQLPVDAFEVIQDLIERQVLPEIALARETLNTAFDALRALAAAKCGEIGRDIKWRLKPNTLQDPDVRAVHADFVLPSVEAVTKLNQSCLALLRLLQAIPPDPESKGSPIEMEMLQLSAYAKRLERLALALAESTSEELAENTVRWIEIDAENPSFVKVARCPLEVGKPLADWLYSNLKTIVMTSATLTVRREFDYLFGRLGMDLVPRDRLNAVCLDTPFDFGEQALLGIFTGLVSPSERGFLDESVDAVREVLRITRGHAFVLFTSFYALDYTYRRLRDDLRASHITPLRQGEASRTQLLERFRSDTASVLFATDSFWEGVDVAGRALQCVILPRLPFRVPTEPILEARAEAIDDRGGNSFLSYSVPQAVIKFRQGFGRLIRRRTDRGAVVVLDSRIVTKFYGRIFVESLPGVRMVRGSRDEVLQELTEFFDELHED; encoded by the coding sequence ATGCCTGGACCGATGCCCCGAAAAGACGTGCGCGGCGAACCAGCCTTGCGCAGGATTACGCCATCCGCGATTGATCACATGCGCGATGCGATCGTGGAGACGGGCGGGCGCGAAGTCTTCTTCGCGGGGGCGCTGGATGCGGCGGGACGCGTATGCGAGGTGCGGGTCTGCGCGCGGGGAAATGACGACGCGGTGCCCGCGCTGTTCGAGGGGCTCCGCGTCCGCGACGTGGTGTTGCACAACCACCCGTCCGGCAATCTCGAGCCCAGCGAGGCCGACCTCGACCTGGCGTCTGTCTACAGCGTGCACGGCCACGGCGTGCTCATAGTCGACAACGGGCTGAGCCGCGTCTACGTGGTGGTGGAGCCCTTTCTGCCGCAGCAAGCCGAGCGGCTGGACCCAGAGGAACTTGCCCGGTTCTTCCGTCCCGACGGCAAGCTCGCGCGCACGCTGCCGCAATTCGAGGTGCGCCCGCAGCAGGAAGAGATGATGGAAGCGGTCGCACAGGCGTTCAACCAGGATGGCATCGCCGCCGTGGAAGCGCCGACAGGCGTGGGGAAGACCGTCGCGTACCTGCTGCCCGCGGCGCTCTGGGCCGTGCGCAACAAGGAACGGGTGGTCGTATCCACGCGAACCATCAACCTGCAAGAACAAATCGTCTACAAGGACATCCCCTTGTTGCAGCAGTGCCTCAAGGAGACATTCACCTGTTGCCTCGTCAAGGGCAGGGGAAATTACCTTTGCTGGCGTAAACTGGAGCGTCTCCTGTCCGAAGCGTCCCTATTCGACGACGACCGGATGCGCGAGCAGGTCGAGGCGATCGCGGAATGGGCGGAAAAAACCGCGGAAGGCGACCGCGAGGACCTCCCCTTCGTGCCAGAGCGGGAACTGTGGGACCGGCTCTGCTCGGAATCGGATACGTGCGCGATGGGGCGATGCCCCGACCAGCAGAAGTGCTTCGTCACACGCGCGCGCCGGCAGGTGGCCAAGGCCGATATTCTCGTCGTCAATCATCACATGCTGTTCGCGGACCTCGCGATCAAGCGGGAACTCGGCGATTTCTCGGCCTTGTCGGTTCTGCCTTCTTATCAAAGGCTGATTTTTGACGAGGCGCACAGCGTTGAGGACTCGGCGACGGAGTACATGGGCGTTTCCGCGGTCCGGCTGGGCGCGCTCGCCACCCTTTCCCGCTTCCTGCGCACGGAACGCGGTCAGGAACGCGGCCTGATCCCGTTCTTGCGCCTCAAGCTGGTCAAGGATTGCCCTCAACTGCCCGTGGACGCATTCGAGGTGATCCAGGATCTCATTGAGCGACAAGTCCTGCCCGAGATTGCACTGGCGCGAGAGACGCTCAATACCGCGTTCGACGCGCTGCGCGCGCTGGCCGCGGCCAAGTGCGGCGAAATCGGCCGTGATATCAAATGGCGACTGAAACCGAATACTCTGCAGGACCCGGACGTGCGCGCCGTGCACGCGGACTTCGTGCTGCCGTCCGTCGAGGCGGTCACGAAGCTGAACCAGTCCTGCCTGGCGCTGTTGCGGCTGCTGCAGGCCATTCCGCCGGATCCCGAATCGAAGGGATCGCCGATTGAAATGGAAATGCTCCAGTTGAGCGCCTACGCGAAGCGGCTCGAGCGGCTGGCGCTCGCGCTTGCGGAATCGACCAGCGAGGAACTGGCCGAGAACACCGTGCGCTGGATCGAGATCGACGCGGAGAACCCCAGTTTCGTGAAAGTTGCGCGCTGTCCGCTCGAGGTCGGCAAGCCGTTGGCCGACTGGCTCTACAGCAATCTCAAGACCATCGTCATGACTTCCGCGACGCTTACGGTGCGGCGCGAATTCGATTACCTTTTCGGCCGCCTCGGCATGGACCTGGTCCCGCGCGACCGGCTTAACGCGGTCTGCCTCGATACGCCGTTCGATTTCGGCGAACAGGCGCTGCTCGGCATTTTCACCGGCCTTGTCTCGCCAAGCGAACGAGGATTCCTGGACGAATCCGTGGACGCCGTGCGCGAAGTATTGCGCATCACACGCGGGCACGCGTTTGTGCTCTTCACCTCGTTCTACGCACTCGACTACACCTACCGGCGCTTGCGGGACGATCTGCGCGCCTCGCATATCACGCCGCTGCGGCAGGGTGAGGCGTCGCGCACGCAGTTGCTGGAACGGTTCCGAAGCGACACGGCGAGCGTCCTGTTCGCGACGGACAGTTTCTGGGAAGGTGTCGATGTTGCCGGGCGCGCGCTCCAGTGTGTTATACTGCCCCGGCTTCCGTTCCGGGTGCCTACCGAGCCTATTCTGGAGGCACGCGCCGAGGCTATCGACGACCGCGGCGGGAACTCTTTCCTGAGTTACTCCGTTCCCCAAGCCGTAATAAAGTTCCGGCAGGGATTCGGACGGCTGATCCGGCGCCGTACGGACCGGGGCGCGGTCGTGGTGCTCGACTCCCGGATCGTGACCAAGTTTTACGGCCGCATCTTCGTGGAGTCGCTGCCGGGGGTGCGCATGGTGCGCGGTTCGCGCGACGAGGTGCTCCAGGAATTGACGGAATTCTTTGACGAGTTGCATGAGGACTGA
- a CDS encoding DegT/DnrJ/EryC1/StrS family aminotransferase — MIPFFELEQQVRDLEPELRAAMDRVLARAWFVLGEEGRAFEHEFATYLGAGCVAGVGSGTSALHLALAAVGVKPGDEVIIPANTCVPTAAGVASAGARPVPADIDPRTCTIDPAAVARAITPKTKAVVPVHLYGHPCDMAPILATARERGVFVIEDCAQAHGAAYKGRKCGTLGDAAAFSFYPTKNLGAFGDAGAIATNDPAVDERVRMLRNYGERERYRHGIEGVNSRLDELQAAVLRAKLPYLDRWNAARRERARAYQQGLAGLPVTLPFEAPWARHNYHLFAVRAPRRDALRAFLAQQGIATLMHYPIPIHLQEAYGSLGYREGAFPRAEQACRETLSLPLYPELPLSAVETVCRAITQFFQG, encoded by the coding sequence ATGATCCCTTTTTTCGAACTCGAACAGCAGGTTCGCGACCTGGAACCCGAATTGCGCGCGGCCATGGACCGGGTGCTGGCGCGCGCGTGGTTCGTCCTGGGCGAGGAAGGCCGCGCCTTCGAGCACGAGTTCGCAACGTATCTCGGCGCGGGCTGCGTTGCCGGCGTCGGCTCAGGCACCTCGGCGCTGCACCTGGCCCTGGCCGCCGTTGGCGTGAAACCTGGCGACGAGGTAATTATCCCCGCGAACACATGCGTGCCCACAGCGGCGGGCGTCGCCTCGGCAGGGGCAAGACCCGTGCCCGCGGACATCGACCCCCGCACGTGCACGATCGACCCGGCGGCGGTTGCGCGGGCTATTACGCCCAAGACCAAGGCGGTGGTTCCGGTTCATCTGTACGGCCATCCCTGCGACATGGCCCCGATTCTGGCCACGGCGCGCGAACGAGGCGTTTTCGTGATCGAGGATTGCGCGCAAGCTCACGGCGCAGCCTATAAAGGTCGCAAGTGCGGCACGCTGGGCGACGCGGCGGCGTTCAGTTTCTATCCGACGAAGAACCTCGGCGCCTTCGGCGACGCCGGGGCCATCGCGACCAACGACCCCGCGGTGGACGAACGGGTGCGCATGCTGCGCAATTACGGGGAACGCGAACGGTATCGCCACGGCATCGAAGGCGTGAACAGCCGACTGGACGAATTGCAGGCAGCGGTCTTGCGCGCGAAACTGCCTTATCTCGACCGATGGAATGCCGCGCGGCGCGAACGGGCGCGCGCGTATCAGCAAGGCTTGGCGGGCCTGCCTGTCACCCTGCCTTTCGAGGCGCCGTGGGCGCGGCACAATTATCACCTGTTCGCGGTGCGCGCGCCCCGGCGCGACGCGTTGCGCGCGTTCCTGGCACAGCAAGGCATCGCCACGCTCATGCACTATCCTATCCCGATCCACCTGCAGGAAGCCTACGGCAGCCTCGGGTATCGCGAGGGCGCGTTTCCCCGTGCGGAGCAGGCCTGCCGCGAGACGCTCTCCCTGCCTCTGTATCCCGAACTCCCATTGTCTGCCGTAGAAACGGTGTGCCGGGCCATCACCCAGTTCTTCCAGGGGTGA
- a CDS encoding glycosyltransferase family 2 protein, with protein sequence MSNQFSVSIFYPCYNDWGTMGSMVMFTVQTAERLGLDYDITLVDDGSGEHTGELLEEIVRRYPNVRVVRHEKNRGYGGALRSGFAAATREWIFYTDGDAQYDVRELDVLLREAGPEIDVVQGYKITRNDPMYRRIIGRIYHYIVKFAFGLRLRDVDCDFRLIRRSALDKVTLVSNSGVICCEMMAKIQRQGFRVKEVPVHHFQRAHGKSQFFQLRRILRVARQLTALWVRLVLLRREV encoded by the coding sequence GTGAGTAATCAGTTCTCTGTTTCCATCTTTTATCCTTGCTATAACGATTGGGGCACCATGGGTTCAATGGTGATGTTCACGGTCCAGACGGCGGAACGTCTTGGCCTCGACTATGACATAACCCTGGTGGATGACGGCAGCGGCGAACACACCGGCGAGCTCCTCGAAGAAATCGTGCGCCGCTACCCCAACGTCCGGGTCGTCCGGCATGAGAAAAACCGCGGCTACGGCGGCGCGTTGCGAAGTGGCTTTGCAGCCGCAACACGCGAATGGATCTTCTATACCGACGGCGACGCGCAGTACGACGTGCGCGAACTCGACGTGCTGCTGCGAGAGGCAGGTCCCGAAATCGACGTAGTGCAAGGTTACAAGATTACCCGAAACGACCCCATGTACAGGCGCATCATCGGCCGGATCTATCACTATATCGTCAAGTTCGCTTTTGGCCTGCGCCTGCGCGACGTGGATTGCGATTTCCGGCTGATCCGGCGCAGCGCACTGGACAAGGTCACGCTGGTGAGCAACAGCGGCGTGATCTGCTGCGAAATGATGGCGAAGATACAACGTCAGGGCTTCCGCGTGAAAGAAGTGCCCGTGCATCATTTCCAGCGCGCCCACGGCAAGTCGCAGTTCTTTCAACTGCGGCGGATTCTGAGGGTAGCCCGTCAACTGACGGCGTTATGGGTGCGCCTTGTACTGCTGCGCCGGGAAGTGTAG
- a CDS encoding haloacid dehalogenase-like hydrolase — translation MAAKGLFLQNVIALIWDFDKTLSPQYMQTPLFQAFGVNEKRFWREVHALPAYYGRAGVHVQPDTCYLGHLLTYVQAGLLPGLTNARLRELGAAIRFFPGVPQLFDRLIAVLDHAQFRESDLRLEHYVVSTGLAELIRGSAISDRLAGVYASEFIEAPAAPGADFDGLPESGPISQIATFLDHTTKTRALFEINKGVNKHPEITVNDMIPEEERRVPFRNMIYIADGPSDIPSFSVVRRNGGLAYAVYDAASDEQYEQAVRLHETQRVDMIGPADYREDSPTSKWLALQVRRIAERIMSERKRALEGRVRPSPTHIADDD, via the coding sequence GTGGCTGCCAAAGGGCTTTTTCTTCAGAATGTGATTGCGTTGATCTGGGACTTCGACAAGACCCTGTCGCCGCAATACATGCAAACTCCGCTGTTCCAAGCGTTTGGCGTCAACGAGAAGCGCTTCTGGCGCGAAGTGCACGCGCTGCCCGCATACTACGGGCGGGCGGGAGTCCACGTGCAGCCGGACACGTGCTACCTGGGCCATTTGCTCACCTACGTGCAGGCGGGCCTGCTGCCGGGCCTGACGAACGCTCGCCTGCGTGAACTGGGCGCCGCAATCCGGTTCTTTCCCGGTGTCCCGCAGCTTTTCGACCGGTTGATCGCCGTTCTTGACCACGCCCAGTTCCGGGAAAGCGACCTGCGGCTCGAACACTATGTCGTCAGCACCGGTCTGGCCGAATTGATCCGCGGCTCGGCGATCTCGGACCGGCTCGCGGGGGTCTACGCCAGTGAGTTTATCGAGGCGCCCGCCGCGCCGGGCGCTGATTTCGATGGCCTCCCGGAATCCGGGCCAATCAGCCAGATCGCGACGTTCCTGGACCACACGACGAAGACGCGCGCCCTCTTCGAGATCAACAAAGGCGTCAACAAGCATCCCGAAATTACCGTCAACGACATGATTCCGGAAGAAGAGCGGCGCGTGCCCTTCCGGAACATGATCTACATCGCCGATGGCCCGAGTGACATCCCGAGTTTCTCCGTTGTGCGCAGGAACGGCGGGCTGGCCTACGCGGTGTACGACGCCGCCTCGGACGAACAGTATGAGCAGGCCGTGCGCCTTCATGAAACGCAGCGCGTGGACATGATTGGCCCTGCGGACTACCGGGAAGACAGCCCGACTTCGAAGTGGCTCGCGCTGCAGGTGCGCCGCATCGCTGAACGCATCATGTCGGAGCGCAAGCGCGCGCTCGAGGGCCGGGTGCGCCCGAGCCCCACGCATATCGCCGATGACGATTGA
- a CDS encoding glycosyltransferase family 2 protein → MRPPLVYVLVINWNGLEHLEECFASLLACPYPSIRFFLIDNASTDGSVAFVRDRFGSDERVVVLQCPRNLGWSGGNNVGLRRALEDGADYAFLLNNDTATAPDAIPELVATAEARPEIGALAPKMLLFDQPFLLNSLGLECSIIASSWDRGLGRVDGPHWDLPGQTIGVCGGAWFLRAAALRKTGLLPEDFDIYLDDLDLCLRLWDGGYEVWTCPAARVRHKFGATYGQGERARRKYFLSTRNRFRLMLRNFPWSRMAACFPAIVLGECRAVGRALLDKEYWRAGLHARAWLDAPLYVPHALAERARRRRAGLVRGRFWPLVRRRPLFCPRIPLPERGWYPEIAHQGRRLRPMSARAWEEVPPGRLRLLHGNCYPALGPTEVVVRAEGAELARLSTTSLEETRVEARAGRLEFESRRVFTAQETGAEVDLGGWIGIERLDTHE, encoded by the coding sequence ATGAGACCTCCCCTTGTCTACGTGCTCGTCATCAACTGGAACGGCCTCGAACATCTTGAGGAGTGCTTCGCGTCGCTGCTCGCGTGCCCGTACCCGAGCATCCGGTTCTTCCTCATTGATAACGCGAGCACGGACGGTTCCGTAGCCTTCGTGCGGGACCGCTTTGGCTCAGACGAGCGCGTCGTTGTCCTGCAATGCCCGAGAAACCTCGGGTGGAGCGGCGGGAACAACGTGGGCCTGCGCCGCGCGCTCGAGGACGGCGCGGATTACGCGTTCCTGCTCAACAACGATACCGCTACCGCGCCAGACGCGATTCCGGAATTGGTCGCAACGGCGGAGGCGCGCCCCGAAATTGGCGCGCTGGCGCCGAAAATGCTCCTCTTCGACCAGCCGTTTCTGCTCAACTCGCTGGGGCTCGAATGCTCGATCATCGCGTCCAGCTGGGACCGCGGGCTTGGCCGGGTCGACGGGCCGCACTGGGACTTGCCCGGGCAAACCATCGGCGTCTGCGGGGGCGCCTGGTTCCTGCGTGCGGCCGCGCTGCGCAAGACGGGCCTCTTGCCCGAAGATTTCGACATATACCTGGACGACCTGGACCTGTGCCTGCGCTTGTGGGATGGCGGCTATGAAGTGTGGACGTGCCCCGCCGCGCGTGTCCGGCACAAGTTCGGCGCGACCTACGGACAAGGCGAACGCGCGCGCCGCAAATACTTCCTCAGCACGCGCAACCGGTTCCGGCTCATGTTGCGGAATTTTCCCTGGTCGCGTATGGCCGCCTGTTTCCCCGCGATTGTGCTGGGCGAGTGCCGCGCCGTGGGCCGGGCGCTGCTCGATAAGGAATACTGGCGGGCAGGCCTTCATGCCCGCGCATGGCTTGACGCGCCCCTCTATGTCCCGCACGCGCTCGCCGAACGCGCACGGCGCAGAAGGGCCGGCCTGGTGCGCGGGCGTTTCTGGCCGCTGGTGCGGCGGCGCCCGCTCTTTTGTCCCCGCATCCCGTTGCCGGAACGCGGCTGGTACCCCGAAATCGCGCATCAGGGCCGCCGGCTGCGGCCCATGTCCGCGCGCGCCTGGGAGGAAGTGCCGCCGGGGCGTTTGCGGCTTCTGCACGGCAATTGCTATCCTGCCCTCGGTCCCACCGAGGTGGTGGTTCGCGCCGAAGGCGCGGAACTCGCCCGTCTTTCCACAACCAGCTTGGAAGAGACGCGTGTGGAAGCGCGGGCCGGCCGGCTCGAGTTCGAGTCACGGCGGGTTTTCACGGCGCAGGAAACGGGCGCGGAGGTTGACCTGGGCGGCTGGATAGGCATTGAACGGCTTGATACGCATGAGTGA
- a CDS encoding polyprenyl synthetase family protein, with protein MPADAAVRLMLARGCVEAALNACLPPAAEEPRRVHEAMRYAALGGGKRLRPLLLLGVCDLAAAEWNQGLDAACAIELSHAASLILDDLPCMDDAQQRRGRACTHIQYGEATAILAAIGMLARAFELLARNAQAVRPACAAEALGALAAAVGTRGLVCGQHIDLALTGCKLSLNELEREHRLKAGVLFLAAVRIPALLLDLQSGVVQGLEDYARNLGLAFQVVDDLLDARAPREDAGKTTFETHLGASGACARVHVLLDQAVDALRPLGGDVSILRRIAEYVRASIQS; from the coding sequence ATGCCGGCCGACGCCGCCGTGCGGCTCATGCTGGCGAGGGGATGCGTCGAAGCGGCGCTCAATGCGTGCCTGCCGCCCGCGGCGGAGGAGCCGCGGCGGGTGCATGAGGCGATGCGTTATGCCGCGCTCGGCGGCGGCAAACGGTTGCGGCCCCTGTTGCTGCTCGGCGTCTGTGACCTGGCTGCCGCTGAGTGGAACCAGGGGTTGGACGCCGCCTGCGCCATCGAGTTGTCCCACGCCGCATCGCTCATCCTCGATGACTTGCCCTGTATGGACGACGCGCAACAGCGGCGCGGCCGCGCCTGCACCCACATTCAGTACGGGGAAGCGACCGCGATCCTGGCCGCGATTGGGATGCTTGCGCGCGCCTTTGAACTGCTCGCGCGGAACGCACAGGCTGTGCGCCCTGCCTGCGCCGCCGAGGCATTGGGCGCGCTTGCGGCCGCCGTGGGCACGCGCGGCCTCGTGTGCGGCCAACACATCGACCTCGCGTTGACGGGATGCAAGCTTTCCCTCAACGAGTTGGAGCGAGAGCACCGGCTCAAGGCGGGGGTTCTGTTCCTGGCGGCGGTGCGCATACCGGCTCTCTTGCTGGACCTGCAAAGCGGTGTCGTACAGGGATTGGAGGACTACGCGAGGAACCTGGGCCTTGCGTTTCAGGTCGTGGACGACCTTCTGGACGCGCGCGCGCCGCGCGAAGACGCGGGCAAGACGACCTTTGAAACCCATCTGGGCGCATCGGGCGCGTGCGCCCGCGTGCACGTTTTGCTCGATCAAGCCGTAGATGCGCTTCGGCCCCTGGGCGGAGACGTATCCATACTGCGACGGATTGCGGAGTATGTCCGGGCAAGTATCCAATCATAG